One window from the genome of Butyrivibrio proteoclasticus B316 encodes:
- the tnpA gene encoding IS200/IS605 family transposase, translated as MDMNSLSHTKWECKYHIVFAPKFRRKVAYGQIKQDIANILSTLCKRKGVEIIEAEVCPDHIHMLVRIPPSMSVSSFVGYLKGKSTLMIFERHANLKYKYGNRHFWCRGYYVDTVGKNAKKIEEYIKNQLKEDLEYDQMTLKEYIDPFTGEPVKQNK; from the coding sequence ATGGACATGAATAGTTTATCACACACAAAATGGGAGTGTAAGTACCACATAGTATTTGCACCTAAGTTCAGGAGAAAGGTTGCATACGGTCAGATCAAGCAGGATATAGCAAATATTCTCAGTACATTATGCAAGAGGAAAGGTGTAGAAATTATAGAGGCAGAAGTATGCCCAGATCACATACATATGCTGGTAAGGATCCCGCCGAGTATGAGTGTATCAAGCTTCGTAGGCTACTTGAAAGGAAAAAGTACGCTTATGATATTTGAGAGGCATGCAAATCTCAAGTATAAGTACGGCAATAGACATTTCTGGTGCAGAGGCTATTATGTAGATACTGTAGGTAAGAATGCAAAGAAAATTGAGGAGTACATAAAGAATCAGTTAAAAGAGGATTTAGAGTACGACCAAATGACACTAAAAGAGTATATTGACCCGTTCACGGGTGAGCCGGTAAAGCAAAACAAATAA
- a CDS encoding CPBP family intramembrane glutamic endopeptidase, giving the protein MGNVNLKTDSKLPWWKLVVGILVALLIMVAAQLFSQFAAIPADLLKLPVVVAIVCQAVAYVVLAFLGQKLLIEKFFKISIDSIRIKKPGIKMICIITAVLLPAIVIAIYMMMPGEWTTLTLSNGEKIRIVVGALIFQSIAAGIVEELTFRGVIFGLLEKKTNTVAAAVIPSVIFGMIHFSKGMSLVSFIQLVIAGTFVGVMFSSICAYTDNFWNNALVHACWNATTFGIMHIDTAPSGEALYTYVLKTKSMLITGGDFGIESSIIAIMAYAVVIVVYVLFIRKKKRDVAKN; this is encoded by the coding sequence ATGGGGAACGTTAATTTGAAAACAGATAGTAAATTACCATGGTGGAAGTTAGTTGTTGGGATTCTTGTGGCACTTTTAATTATGGTTGCCGCACAACTATTTTCGCAATTTGCCGCAATACCAGCAGATCTTTTAAAATTGCCTGTAGTAGTTGCGATAGTTTGTCAGGCTGTCGCTTATGTGGTATTAGCTTTTTTGGGGCAGAAGCTTTTGATTGAAAAGTTTTTTAAGATATCCATAGATAGTATAAGAATAAAGAAGCCTGGAATTAAGATGATTTGTATTATTACTGCTGTGTTACTTCCGGCTATTGTTATAGCAATATATATGATGATGCCAGGGGAATGGACAACGCTTACTTTATCTAACGGTGAAAAGATCAGAATAGTAGTAGGAGCACTCATTTTTCAGAGCATAGCGGCTGGAATAGTTGAAGAGTTGACTTTTAGAGGTGTTATATTTGGCTTACTTGAGAAAAAGACTAATACAGTAGCAGCGGCTGTGATTCCATCGGTGATCTTTGGTATGATCCATTTTTCTAAGGGCATGAGTTTGGTTAGTTTTATTCAGCTCGTGATTGCTGGAACTTTTGTAGGAGTTATGTTTTCATCTATCTGCGCTTATACAGATAATTTCTGGAACAACGCTTTGGTACATGCGTGTTGGAATGCCACAACTTTTGGAATAATGCATATAGATACTGCACCTAGTGGTGAAGCTCTATATACCTATGTACTTAAGACAAAATCTATGCTCATTACAGGTGGAGATTTTGGAATAGAATCATCGATTATAGCTATTATGGCTTATGCAGTGGTTATAGTGGTTTATGTTTTGTTCATTAGAAAAAAGAAGCGTGATGTAGCAAAAAACTAA
- a CDS encoding NUDIX hydrolase, giving the protein MGFNHWRKAWEIFGGCPEPGEDLRTTMIREAKEELGIDCDPEWLGLAHFEIQPDYFSDKIREEYGAIYGLSLGKEYLSQIEELRIDREEIEEIKLLREITSGEIRELDRKLTEFY; this is encoded by the coding sequence ATGGGATTTAATCATTGGAGAAAAGCTTGGGAAATATTTGGCGGTTGTCCAGAGCCGGGCGAGGATTTACGGACCACAATGATTCGTGAAGCAAAAGAGGAACTTGGGATAGATTGTGATCCGGAATGGTTGGGGCTTGCTCACTTTGAAATACAGCCAGATTACTTTAGTGATAAGATCCGAGAAGAGTATGGAGCTATTTATGGCTTATCTTTAGGAAAAGAGTATTTGTCGCAAATAGAAGAATTGCGAATCGATAGAGAAGAGATTGAAGAAATAAAGCTATTAAGAGAAATTACTTCTGGTGAAATCAGAGAACTGGACAGAAAGTTAACTGAGTTTTATTAA
- a CDS encoding RpiB/LacA/LacB family sugar-phosphate isomerase, whose product MRIGVIQASSQAAKNQIIYDAVSKYAPKESEVINFGCTMEENENYSYIEISILVGILLASKAVDFIVTGCSSGQGMMLACNSIPGVICGYAPTPKDAYLFAQINNGNAISLPLGEDYTWSGTENLERTIEALFSEPFGQGYPISEAERKIKDTEKLKEIRRIGQVQFEEFINVLDVSLLESIKRKKDVIQNVMVYGKKEIADLIK is encoded by the coding sequence ATGAGAATCGGAGTTATTCAAGCTAGTTCACAAGCGGCTAAAAATCAAATAATATATGATGCTGTATCAAAATATGCTCCAAAGGAATCGGAGGTTATAAATTTTGGCTGCACGATGGAAGAAAATGAGAATTATTCTTATATAGAGATTTCTATTCTTGTAGGGATATTGCTGGCAAGTAAGGCTGTGGATTTCATTGTTACGGGCTGTTCTTCCGGACAGGGGATGATGCTTGCTTGTAACAGTATACCAGGCGTCATTTGTGGATACGCACCTACACCGAAAGATGCCTATTTGTTTGCTCAGATTAATAATGGAAATGCGATATCATTGCCCTTAGGTGAAGATTATACATGGTCAGGTACTGAGAATCTTGAAAGAACAATAGAAGCTCTTTTTTCAGAACCATTTGGGCAAGGATATCCTATAAGTGAGGCTGAGAGAAAGATAAAAGATACTGAGAAGCTTAAAGAAATAAGAAGAATAGGTCAGGTTCAGTTTGAAGAATTCATAAATGTGCTGGATGTATCATTGCTTGAATCAATCAAGAGGAAAAAGGATGTAATTCAGAACGTAATGGTATATGGGAAGAAAGAAATAGCTGATTTAATAAAATAA
- a CDS encoding alpha/beta hydrolase: MFLKATGIAIVSFIAIVLIAHFIGRMINSRTPKGGINESMYVDINGTKQWINIYGQSKDNPVLLYLHGGPGSATSTIDYAFTRKWSDVYTVVTWDQRGCGKSYASSKTDTITADLMIQDGKEMTEFLLGYMDKERITLLGHSWGSLYGANLALKYPEYYEAFIGAGQFIDPMENEKRLYEAAQKWSNGDEEGKAILAKWSPDNEYSMEALNARNATMERYGYGMMKDGTDYNTFTTVLFNPNYTIKDYIGYLRKGSKGFKPYLAFWENELSKLSLLGRYDYKVPYYNINGDMDYQTNFELASEYFDAVNAPQKEMFVMKNATHGLLESRSKEFSEMVHKIAETQK, from the coding sequence ATGTTTTTGAAAGCAACGGGTATTGCTATTGTTTCCTTTATCGCTATTGTTTTAATAGCACATTTCATTGGCAGAATGATCAATAGCAGGACTCCCAAAGGCGGCATAAATGAATCAATGTATGTAGATATAAACGGCACGAAGCAGTGGATAAATATCTACGGACAGAGTAAGGATAACCCTGTTTTGCTGTATCTTCATGGTGGACCGGGTTCTGCTACTAGTACCATAGATTATGCGTTCACTAGAAAGTGGAGTGATGTTTATACAGTCGTAACATGGGATCAGCGTGGCTGTGGAAAAAGCTATGCCAGTTCAAAGACAGATACTATAACCGCAGATTTAATGATTCAGGATGGCAAGGAAATGACTGAATTCCTGCTTGGATATATGGACAAGGAAAGGATTACTCTTCTTGGGCATTCATGGGGATCACTGTATGGCGCAAACTTAGCATTAAAGTATCCCGAATACTACGAAGCATTTATTGGAGCAGGACAATTCATAGATCCTATGGAAAATGAAAAAAGACTTTACGAAGCGGCACAGAAATGGAGTAATGGCGATGAAGAGGGCAAGGCAATACTTGCCAAATGGTCTCCTGACAACGAATACTCGATGGAAGCTTTGAATGCGAGAAATGCTACTATGGAAAGATATGGCTATGGCATGATGAAAGATGGCACGGATTACAATACCTTTACTACAGTGCTGTTCAATCCAAACTATACGATAAAGGATTATATCGGATATCTGAGAAAAGGCAGCAAAGGGTTCAAGCCGTATCTGGCTTTCTGGGAAAACGAATTGTCAAAGCTGTCATTGTTAGGCAGGTACGATTACAAAGTACCCTACTACAATATAAACGGAGACATGGATTATCAGACAAATTTTGAGCTTGCCAGCGAATACTTCGATGCTGTTAACGCGCCCCAAAAAGAAATGTTTGTTATGAAAAATGCAACTCATGGACTGCTTGAATCACGTTCAAAAGAATTCTCGGAGATGGTACACAAAATAGCGGAAACGCAGAAATAG
- a CDS encoding IS110 family RNA-guided transposase — protein sequence MNNITVYVGMDVHKESFTLCDYLIETEKASHTRRTHADYKEVLKYLEFLRTIYGNDTNFICGYEAGCLGYTLYHQLTNHNVNCVILAPTTMLEPRSGKRIKTDKRDAELIGKCLAQHNYSPVHVPTSTDEETKEFLRMRDDHKLALKKVKQQILSFCLRHDYRYEGKSHWTEAHVNWLKSLKPEALYKEILDEYLLTYINLRDKLERLDKRIEELALKDEYREPVKKLCCFIGVQTHTALSVLVEVGDFKRFASANQFAAYLGLVPGEESSGDEKSRLGITKAGNRHVRQLLIESSQSYSKGQIGHKSKALKSRQIGNSPQVIAYADKANERLRRKFYKMVLGKSKKHNVAKTAIARELACFMWGMITDNIA from the coding sequence ATGAATAATATCACAGTTTACGTAGGAATGGATGTACATAAGGAAAGTTTTACTCTCTGCGATTATTTAATCGAAACAGAGAAGGCGTCTCATACAAGGCGCACCCACGCTGATTACAAGGAAGTCCTAAAATATCTGGAATTCCTTAGAACCATCTACGGAAATGATACAAACTTTATATGCGGTTATGAAGCCGGATGTCTCGGCTATACTTTATATCATCAGTTAACTAATCATAACGTTAACTGTGTGATACTTGCACCAACCACTATGCTTGAACCGCGTAGTGGCAAAAGAATTAAAACTGATAAACGTGATGCTGAATTGATTGGCAAATGTCTGGCTCAGCACAATTACAGTCCTGTTCATGTTCCTACTTCTACAGATGAAGAAACAAAAGAGTTTCTCCGTATGAGAGATGATCATAAGCTTGCACTCAAGAAAGTGAAGCAACAAATACTTTCGTTTTGTCTTCGCCACGACTATCGCTATGAAGGAAAAAGTCACTGGACAGAAGCTCATGTGAACTGGTTAAAATCATTAAAGCCTGAGGCACTGTATAAAGAAATACTCGATGAATATCTGCTGACCTACATAAACTTGAGAGATAAGCTTGAACGTTTAGACAAGCGAATAGAAGAACTTGCTTTAAAAGATGAATACAGAGAGCCTGTTAAAAAACTCTGCTGTTTCATCGGGGTTCAAACTCACACAGCACTATCTGTATTGGTTGAAGTAGGTGATTTCAAACGTTTTGCATCAGCCAATCAGTTTGCTGCATATCTTGGACTTGTGCCTGGTGAAGAATCCAGTGGTGATGAAAAGTCAAGGCTTGGAATCACAAAAGCCGGAAATCGTCATGTTAGACAGCTTCTTATAGAATCATCCCAGTCATACAGCAAAGGACAAATCGGACATAAATCAAAAGCACTTAAATCCCGTCAGATTGGCAACTCACCTCAAGTCATTGCATATGCTGATAAAGCTAATGAAAGGCTAAGACGCAAGTTTTACAAAATGGTTCTTGGTAAAAGCAAGAAACACAATGTGGCTAAAACTGCAATAGCAAGAGAACTTGCCTGCTTCATGTGGGGCATGATAACCGATAATATAGCATGA
- a CDS encoding glycosyl hydrolase 53 family protein: MKIKKLKYIGVIMAAVVTMAGCGNTTSTEAPVVNESTDTDNIDNANANETTDSETVDNAKENSDESTEKSERAYAAPKEKVDSVTPQDDLDLTQDVFVKKIDGISDDFICGMDASSVQVLENSGVRYYDFEGKECDVFKTLSEAGVNYIRLRVWNDPYNEEGYGYGGGNNDIETALALGKRATEYGMKVCIDFHYSDFWADPKRQLVPKAWEGMSVNEKSVALHDYTLECLNMLLENGVDVGMVQIGNEINYGMSGESLQANVTKLLSEGSKAVREAASSFDKDIKIVVHYTNIEDNEQVKNRVTNLGLAGVDYDYIGLSYYPFWDGDFENMQSVVKMIRDEFGKEVFLAETSYCYTAVDGDGSGNSVSGTDDIVDGYPATVQGQANMLRDTMAAASDAGALGIFYWEGVWLPVGAATDDNSSIWETYGSGWASSYAGKYDPDDAGLYYGGCSWENQALFSFDGHPLPSLNTFKYVKTGHDAELRIDAVPDVYLSFTTGEEVKLPETVSVIYNDTSKNKDVAVNWDIEAASKIDNSVAGKYEICGTVDDGSALTCYIEVNLPNAVLNPSFEEDDTSMWEVRAEGSDITDYQDKADDAHTGTKALHFWAGDGKSEFKLFQKIDGLSAGTYSLQCFAQGGDMTDDSELILYALVNGKTYSESFMVTNWAEWKNPVIDDIEIADGDSVEIGVHYKVNKGSWGTVDDFVLEKK, from the coding sequence ATGAAGATTAAGAAACTGAAATATATTGGAGTTATCATGGCGGCTGTAGTCACTATGGCAGGATGCGGAAATACTACGAGTACAGAAGCGCCTGTAGTAAATGAGTCTACAGATACCGATAACATTGATAATGCCAATGCAAATGAGACTACAGACAGCGAGACCGTTGATAATGCAAAAGAAAATTCAGATGAAAGCACTGAGAAGTCTGAGCGTGCTTATGCTGCTCCAAAGGAGAAAGTCGACAGTGTGACACCGCAGGATGACCTTGATCTTACGCAGGATGTATTTGTTAAAAAGATTGATGGAATATCTGATGATTTTATCTGCGGAATGGATGCATCATCTGTGCAGGTCCTTGAGAACAGCGGAGTTCGCTACTATGATTTTGAGGGAAAAGAGTGTGATGTATTCAAGACTCTTTCTGAGGCAGGAGTTAACTACATCAGACTGAGAGTGTGGAACGACCCTTATAACGAGGAAGGCTATGGTTACGGCGGCGGAAACAATGACATTGAGACCGCGCTGGCCCTTGGAAAAAGAGCTACAGAGTATGGAATGAAAGTCTGCATTGATTTCCACTATTCCGATTTCTGGGCAGATCCTAAGAGGCAGCTTGTTCCCAAGGCATGGGAAGGCATGAGTGTAAATGAAAAGAGTGTTGCACTTCACGATTATACGTTGGAGTGCCTTAACATGCTCCTTGAAAACGGCGTTGATGTTGGAATGGTGCAGATTGGTAACGAGATCAACTACGGAATGAGCGGAGAGTCGCTACAGGCGAATGTGACAAAGCTTCTTAGTGAGGGAAGCAAGGCTGTAAGAGAAGCCGCTAGTTCTTTTGACAAGGATATTAAGATTGTTGTTCATTACACAAACATCGAGGATAACGAGCAGGTTAAAAACAGGGTAACAAACCTGGGGCTTGCCGGGGTTGACTATGATTATATCGGCCTTTCTTATTATCCTTTCTGGGACGGCGATTTTGAAAACATGCAGTCCGTAGTGAAGATGATAAGAGATGAGTTTGGAAAAGAGGTATTTCTTGCGGAGACTTCTTATTGCTATACAGCTGTGGACGGTGATGGAAGCGGAAATAGCGTATCCGGAACGGATGATATAGTGGACGGATATCCTGCAACAGTGCAGGGACAGGCCAACATGCTTCGCGACACCATGGCAGCGGCAAGTGACGCAGGTGCGCTGGGAATTTTCTACTGGGAAGGTGTATGGCTTCCTGTTGGTGCCGCTACTGATGATAACTCTTCAATCTGGGAGACCTACGGAAGCGGCTGGGCAAGTAGTTACGCAGGAAAATATGACCCAGATGACGCAGGACTTTACTACGGCGGATGCTCCTGGGAGAATCAGGCGCTCTTTAGCTTTGACGGACATCCACTGCCATCACTTAATACCTTCAAGTATGTAAAGACAGGACATGATGCAGAGCTTAGAATCGATGCAGTTCCTGATGTATATTTGTCTTTTACCACAGGAGAAGAAGTTAAACTTCCTGAGACAGTTAGCGTAATATATAACGATACTTCCAAGAATAAAGACGTTGCAGTTAATTGGGACATAGAAGCTGCTTCCAAGATAGACAATTCGGTGGCAGGAAAATATGAGATTTGCGGCACTGTAGATGATGGCAGTGCGCTCACCTGCTACATAGAAGTCAATCTTCCAAATGCAGTATTGAACCCAAGCTTTGAAGAGGACGACACATCCATGTGGGAGGTCAGAGCGGAAGGGTCTGATATAACCGACTATCAGGACAAAGCAGACGATGCTCACACGGGAACAAAGGCACTACATTTCTGGGCAGGAGATGGCAAGTCAGAATTTAAGTTATTCCAGAAGATAGACGGATTATCTGCAGGAACATACAGCCTTCAGTGCTTTGCTCAGGGCGGCGACATGACAGACGACTCCGAGCTTATTCTCTATGCGCTAGTTAATGGCAAGACTTATTCCGAGTCCTTTATGGTAACTAATTGGGCAGAGTGGAAGAATCCGGTGATCGATGACATAGAGATTGCAGATGGCGATTCTGTAGAAATTGGTGTCCACTACAAGGTCAACAAAGGAAGCTGGGGAACAGTCGACGACTTCGTGCTTGAAAAGAAATAA
- a CDS encoding tyrosine-type recombinase/integrase → MVSGFLFVLCRRDNVNKTTVELSKRQYKEIIKTMREGGTGFRPNVRIATALVIEANLGLRIEDILSLKLGDIIADGNRYRFNIVEKKTGKKRVFTVPKTIYKYLQRYADKNGKTQDDILFDVCERQVQQLLKTICDYLGYENIGTRYYDYLEKSGHDCDGIKLSGEIIVETFLKKNSIRFKTQRDTLQCINPDTGYVMPYDFEIIGKRILIEVQGEQHRSFIPRFHVTEEGFEYQKKKDEYKKSFAEGKGYKLIEIWYDELENEAYKNKIIDALQIGKLGA, encoded by the coding sequence ATGGTATCCGGATTTTTGTTTGTATTGTGTAGGAGGGATAATGTGAATAAGACGACTGTAGAATTAAGCAAAAGGCAGTACAAAGAGATCATTAAAACCATGAGAGAAGGTGGAACCGGCTTTAGACCTAATGTAAGGATTGCAACAGCACTAGTGATTGAGGCAAATCTGGGCCTCAGAATAGAAGATATCCTCAGCTTGAAACTTGGCGACATCATAGCGGATGGGAACAGGTACAGATTCAATATTGTGGAAAAGAAAACAGGGAAGAAGCGAGTTTTTACAGTTCCCAAAACGATTTATAAATACCTACAGAGATATGCGGACAAAAATGGAAAAACACAAGATGATATCCTGTTTGATGTATGCGAAAGGCAGGTTCAACAGCTGCTCAAAACTATCTGCGATTATCTGGGATATGAGAACATTGGAACAAGATACTATGATTATTTGGAAAAATCCGGACATGATTGTGATGGTATCAAGTTATCTGGGGAGATTATAGTTGAGACGTTTTTAAAAAAGAATTCCATCAGATTTAAAACGCAACGTGATACTTTACAATGTATTAATCCTGATACTGGTTATGTTATGCCATATGATTTTGAGATAATCGGAAAAAGAATACTTATTGAGGTTCAAGGAGAGCAGCATAGATCATTTATTCCAAGGTTTCATGTTACTGAAGAAGGTTTCGAGTATCAGAAGAAAAAAGATGAGTATAAGAAGAGTTTTGCTGAGGGGAAAGGATATAAGCTCATCGAAATTTGGTATGATGAACTCGAAAATGAAGCATATAAGAACAAAATTATTGATGCGTTACAAATCGGAAAACTAGGAGCGTAG